A single genomic interval of Pyrus communis chromosome 5, drPyrComm1.1, whole genome shotgun sequence harbors:
- the LOC137733567 gene encoding cyclic nucleotide-gated ion channel 1-like, which produces MDMQNPKEKANSEIALDMQNQKEKVTSNNPDSSSKDMKEESEDNHEWNIFSEKVDEIPKKESFLKKYWEKIFVASCLCGVLVDPLFLYVPIIKDDVKCLFLDRKLEIAAVILRSVTDLFYILDIIFRIYGFENYSGFIKQPSRFLRSLLTRRSCVPTIWNILIDILAILPLPQVVILIFFSNMRDLRSLTTRMFIMNLFTLLQYVPRVLRIYLSCSELKKIPKDGIEQTPIWIKAILNFSMYIIASHVFGAVWYFFAIQRMIDCWHSACQKEDGCERSSFDCHDHRTFRKIKILNELCPINPSDAKMFDLGIFTSVLESGITGSTNYFQKFSNCFWWGLRNLSSLGSNLEPSINGWENLFTTSISIIGLLLFLYLIGNLQMYMQFENAKREERNRKLRVTEKMEQIGREIQLWLFKNGIPTKSHKEMKSQVSEKVQQAIEGNMDVNLDDVIPILRSAFQSRIKKCTPVTKLKQVFSGLDEIMLKEIYQHLKPKKFKKNDIIIEDGKPLKAMVFIVDGHVDIEKRNSNGSCNNSQRGAGELYGQDLLLYGSRSNGEYAKAFELCGQDLLLYGSRSNGEYAKAFSDVEALVIMAEDMEGIRFRFGEQIDAYEHYFHDHKSDMSTGQKVKRKRIHDI; this is translated from the exons ATGGACATGCAGAACCCGAAAGAGAAAGCTAACTCCGAAATAGCTTTAGACATGCAGAACCAGAAAGAGAAAGTTACAAG TAATAATCCTGATTCAAGTTCCAAGGACATGAAGGAAGAATCTGAAGACAACCATGAATGGAACATATTCTCAGAGAAGGTGGACGAGATTCCTAAAAAGGAGTCTTTCCTTAAAAAGTACTGGGAAAAGATATTTGTAGCATCATGTTTGTGTGGTGTTTTAGTGGATCCATTATTCCTTTACGTTCCAATAATCAAAGATGATGTAAAGTGCCTGTTTTTGGATCGGAAGTTGGAGATAGCCGCCGTAATTTTAAGATCAGTCACCGATCTTTTCTATATATTGGACATTATCTTTCGGATTTATGGATTTGAGAACTATTCGGGTTTTATCAAGCAACCAAGCAGGTTTCTACGTTCATTACTTACCCGGAGATCTTGTGTGCCAACGATATGGAACATCTTAATCGACATTTTAGCCATTCTCCCCCTTCCACAG GTAGTAATTCTCATATTCTTTTCAAATATGAGGGACTTGAGATCTTTGACTACAAGGATGTTTATCATGAACCTTTTTACTCTGTTACAATATGTGCCACGGGTTCTTCGAATCTACCTCTCATGCAGTGAACTGAAAAAGATTCCTAAAGACGGGATTGAGCAGACTCCCATATGGATTAAAGCTATACTGAATTTCTCTATGTACATCATTGCCAGTCAT GTATTCGGAGCCGTATGGTACTTTTTTGCTATTCAACGAATGATAGATTGTTGGCATTCTGCATGTCAAAAAGAAGATGGATGTGAGAGAAGTAGTTTTGATTGTCATGACCATCGCACATTTAGAAAGATCAAAATTCTAAATGAGTTATGCCCTATAAATCCGTCAGACGCAAAAATGTTTGATCTTGGCATTTTTACTAGTGTTCTTGAATCCGGCATAACAGGATCAACCAATTATTTTCAAAAGTTCTCAAACTGTTTCTGGTGGGGCTTACGAAATTTGAG TTCCCTCGGTTCAAACCTTGAACCCAGTATAAATGGATGGGAAAACCTTTTTACGACTTCTATTTCTATAATTGGTTTGCTCCTGTTTTTATATCTCATTGGAAATTTGCAG ATGTATATGCAATTTGAGAATGCAAAAAGAGAGGAGCGTAACCGCAAGTTGCGAGTGACAGAAAAGATGGAACAGATTGGTCGAGAAATACAGTTGTGGTTATTTAAAAATGGCATTCCGACAAAGTCGCATAAGGAGATGAAGTCGCAGGTCAGTGAAAAGGTACAACAAGCGATTGAAGGGAACATGGATGTTAATTTGGATGATGTTATCCCCATTCTTCGCTCGGCGTTCCAAAGCCGTATAAAAAAATGTACGCCTGTGACTAAGCTCAAGCAA GTGTTTAGTGGGCTAGATGAAATTATGTTGAAAGAAATCTATCAGCATCTTAAGCCTAAGAAATTTAAGAAGAATGATATCATTATTGAAGATGGTAAACCACTCAAAGCGATGGTCTTCATTGTGGATGGACATGTAGACATTGAAAAGAGAAATTCAAATGGTTCTTGTAATAATTCGCAACGAGGTGCAGGAGAATTATATGGACAAGATCTTCTTCTATATGGATCTCGGTCAAATGGGGAGTATGCTAAGGCGTTTG AATTATGTGGACAAGATCTTCTTCTATATGGATCTCGGTCAAATGGGGAGTATGCTAAGGCGTTTAGTGATGTTGAAGCCCTTGTTATCATGGCTGAAGATATGGAGGGTATCCGCTTTAGATTTGGAGAGCAAATTGATGCTTATGAACATTATTTTCATGATCACAAATCAGATATGAGCACAGGTCAAAAAGTAAAGCGGAAGCGAATTCATGACATTTAG
- the LOC137733166 gene encoding cyclic nucleotide-gated ion channel 1-like, which produces MFDLGIFTSVPESGITGSTNYFQKFSNCFWWGLRNLSSLGSNLEPSIDEWENFFAASISIIGLLLFIYLIGNIQMYLQFEAAKTNARVEKRLLAKQTMVQLRPEIVSWLSENCVQSSFHWHWRMQMHVRKKVPEACEKNVPVNLECIIHSLPPEFQRCIKNCAPLTKLKQEFGWLDEKVLQEICQHFKPKKFKKNDIIIERGEPRKMMVFIVDGLVRIEKRNSDDTCNDQPRGAGDLCGEALVGSIFRDQHDTSLLALESVKAIGDVEALVIMAEDLSNIKL; this is translated from the exons ATGTTCGATCTTGGCATTTTTACTAGTGTTCCTGAATCCGGCATAACAGGATCAACCAATTATTTTCAAAAGTTCTCAAACTGTTTTTGGTGGGGCTTACGAAATTTGAG TTCCCTCGGTTCAAACCTTGAGCCCAGTATAGATGAATGGGAAAACTTCTTTGCCGCTTCTATTTCTATAATTGGTTTGCTCCTGTTCATATATCTCATTGGAAATATCCAG ATGTATTTGCAATTTGAAGCTGCAAAAACAAATGCAAGAGTAGAGAAGAGGTTGCTAGCGAAACAAACGATGGTACAGCTTCGTCCAGAAATAGTGTCGTGGTTATCTGAAAATTGCGTTCAGTCATCGTTTCATTGGCACTGGAGGATGCAAATGCATGTCAGGAAAAAGGTACCGGAAGCATGTGAAAAGAATGTGCCTGTTAATTTGGAGTGCATTATCCATAGTCTTCCCCCTGAGTTTCAAAGATGTATAAAAAATTGTGCACCTTTGACTAAGCTCAAGCAA GAGTTTGGATGGCTGGATGAAAAGGTGTTGCAAGAAATCTGTCAGCATTTTAAGCCAAAGAAATTTAAGAAGAATGATATCATTATTGAACGGGGTGAACCACGCAAAATGATGGTCTTCATTGTGGATGGACTTGTACGCATTGAAAAGAGAAATTCAGATGATACTTGTAATGATCAGCCACGAGGTGCAGGAGATTTATGTGGAGAAGCTCTTGTTGGAAGTATATTTCGAGATCAGCACGACACAAGTTTGTTAGCTTTAGAGTCCGTTAAGGCGATTGGTGATGTTGAAGCCCTTGTTATCATGGCTGAAGACTTGAGTAATATTAAACTCTAG